The region CTGCGCAGGGTGGTGGTGGCGGTACCAGGATCCGCGTTCCCCCGTACAGGAGGGATCTGGTTGCCCCGGCGTCCTGGCAGCACTGTGGTCACATGAACACCACCAGGATGCCGGGGGCCGGAATTCGTGTGACGCCCCTGCGCTCGCTCGCGGGACGCACCTATGTCCCGCGCCGCGGAGGAAGCGGAAGAGGCGCAGAGAGGCCACGAGGGTCAGAAAGTCAGGCTCCGGCCGTCCAGGCAGTCGGGGTCGAAGGTGAAGATGCCGGGGGTGTCGTCCATGACGTGGAGCCTCCAGGCGCCGTCGGCGGGGAGTGCCGGGGCGTCGACCGGGTGGGTCGCGTGCGGCTCCGTGCCCGTTTCCCGGGCGAAGTCGTTCACCAGGGCCTCTCCGGCGGATCAGGCTGATGACCTGGCCGCCTGTGAAGTCGTGGGCGAGGTCGACGGAAACGGGCCACTTCCCGACCGCGGGAAGTGGCCCGTGCGGAGTTCCTCACCGGAACACGTTGTCGGAATCGTCCCAGATCGAGGGCTCGCTCGGCGTGTACTCCCGCGGGACCCTCGACGAGGTCTGGTACATCGCGTCGATCTCGGCGGCGAAACGCCGTGAGATGGCGTCCCGGCGCAGCTTCATCGACGGGGTCAGCAGGCCGTTGGTCTGGTCGAAGGGTTCGGGGAGAACACGGAACACCCGGATGGACTCGGAGCGGGACACGGTGCTGTTGGCCGCGGCCACGGCGCGTCTGACCTCCTCCCGCAGCTCGTTCTCCTCCCTTGCGTCCCGCGCCGACGTGCCCCCCTTGGACCAGGCCCCGCGCCAGTGCGCGAGGAAGTCGGGATCAAGGGTGATGAGGGCACCCACACACGGCCGGTTGTCGCCCACGACGACCGCCTGATGGATCAACGGGTGGACGCGCAGCCGCTCTTCGAGGGCCGCGGGAGCCACGCTCTTGCCGCCGCTCGTGATGATGACGTCCTTCTTGCGGCCGGTGATGGCCAGATACCCCTCGGCGTCGAGGCGCCCGAGGTCGCCCGTCGCCAGCCAGCCGTCCTGGAACGCGGCGTACGTGGACGGGGGATCGTTGACGTAGCCCTGGAACACCGAGGGCCCCCACACCAGGATCTCCCCGTCCTCGGCCACCCGGATGTCCGTACCGGGCAGGACGCGGCCGACCGTTCCGAACTTCTCGCGCCCCACGGGCTGGGCCGTGATGCCGCCGCTCGTCTCGGTGAGCCCGTACCCGTCGTGGATGACGATCCCGATGCCCGCGTAGAAGAGGGCGAGTTCACGGTTGAGCGGGGAGCCGCCCGACACCGCGCCGCACACTCGTCCCCCCAGGGCGGCCCGCAGCTTCCGGTAGATGGTCTTCTCGTACAGGGTGTGCTGCAGGCGCAGGTCGAAGCCGGGGCCGGAGCCCTTGCCCAGTCGCTGGCGTTCGGTGGCCGCGGCGAAGTCCTTCGCCGTCTGGACGGCACGCTCGAACAGGGCTCCGCGGCCCGTCCGTTGCGCCGTACGCAGGAAGTTCTTGTAGAGCTTTTCGAAGACGAACGGAACGGCGTAGAGATAGGTCGGGCGGAAGGAGAGGAGCGCCGCGGAGAGCGTCTCCTCACTGATATCGGGCTCGTGTCCCAGCAGGATGCCGCCCCGCAGACAGAGCCCTTGAACCATGAGGCCGTACACGTGCGAGAAGGGCAGGAAGGCGAGGACGGCGGGCTGCTCACCAGGGGGAGCAGCCGTGTGTCTCCAGCCCGCGAGGAGGGTGTCGCAGGGGCTGGCGAGGTTACGGTGGGTGAGGGCACAGCCCTTGGGGTGCCCCGTCGTCCCGGAGGTGTAGGCGATGACCGCGGTCGAGTCGGGCAGCACGATGCGGCGCAGTGAGTCCACCGTCGTCGTCGGGATCGCCCGGCCCCGCTCGACCAGCTGTGCCAGTGCCCCGGTGTCCAACTGCCAGACGTGGCGCAGCGACGGGAGCGACGCGCATGCCGAGCCGACCGTCATGATCCCCTGCTCGTC is a window of Streptomyces sp. NBC_00271 DNA encoding:
- a CDS encoding AMP-dependent synthetase/ligase, translated to MHAFENPSPAATVMQGGLADSLFETARREPDLPQVARRLDDSPGIWTTVTAAELWDEVVDLARGLVVSGLRPGNRVAVMARTRYEWTVLSYALWAVGAEVVPIYPTSSHEQVAWILQDAGCVAVVVEDEQGIMTVGSACASLPSLRHVWQLDTGALAQLVERGRAIPTTTVDSLRRIVLPDSTAVIAYTSGTTGHPKGCALTHRNLASPCDTLLAGWRHTAAPPGEQPAVLAFLPFSHVYGLMVQGLCLRGGILLGHEPDISEETLSAALLSFRPTYLYAVPFVFEKLYKNFLRTAQRTGRGALFERAVQTAKDFAAATERQRLGKGSGPGFDLRLQHTLYEKTIYRKLRAALGGRVCGAVSGGSPLNRELALFYAGIGIVIHDGYGLTETSGGITAQPVGREKFGTVGRVLPGTDIRVAEDGEILVWGPSVFQGYVNDPPSTYAAFQDGWLATGDLGRLDAEGYLAITGRKKDVIITSGGKSVAPAALEERLRVHPLIHQAVVVGDNRPCVGALITLDPDFLAHWRGAWSKGGTSARDAREENELREEVRRAVAAANSTVSRSESIRVFRVLPEPFDQTNGLLTPSMKLRRDAISRRFAAEIDAMYQTSSRVPREYTPSEPSIWDDSDNVFR